One window from the genome of bacterium encodes:
- a CDS encoding PA2779 family protein, with translation MAMVRKAGWFVMVAVMMAGLMGVLGSVRGVAEAGVIASSFSDAGSRVEDMAKVQSFLENKVVVQKLVDYGVSPAEAMAKAKAMSAQDLHRLASLTDRAAAGTDSAIGILIGLAILVILVIVILKLLNKEVIVR, from the coding sequence ATGGCTATGGTGCGCAAGGCGGGCTGGTTCGTGATGGTGGCCGTGATGATGGCAGGGTTGATGGGAGTGCTCGGGTCGGTCCGGGGGGTCGCCGAGGCGGGCGTGATCGCCTCCAGCTTCTCCGACGCGGGGAGCCGGGTCGAGGACATGGCCAAGGTCCAGTCGTTCCTCGAAAACAAGGTCGTCGTGCAGAAACTGGTCGACTACGGCGTGTCGCCCGCGGAGGCGATGGCGAAGGCCAAGGCGATGAGCGCGCAGGACCTGCATCGGCTGGCGTCGCTGACCGACCGGGCGGCGGCGGGGACGGACAGCGCCATCGGGATCCTGATCGGCCTGGCGATCCTCGTCATCCTCGTCATCGTGATCCTGAAGCTCCTGAACAAGGAAGTGATCGTCCGCTGA
- the moaA gene encoding GTP 3',8-cyclase MoaA, producing the protein MLRDPFGRTIDYLRVSVTDRCDLRCVYCMPPEGIPLKPVPEILTYDELIRTIRVAVSLGVRKVRITGGEPLVRRGVVPFVRRVADIPGVRDLGMTTNGTALPGMAAALREAGLDRVNISLDTIRRDRYAEITRRDALPKVLRGIEAALRAGLSPVKINVVLLHGLLRSEVDEFFAMARVTPVEVRFIERMPIGCSLSEGYVSTEGIRERILALPGVREARDGSSAAAVTYEVPGFAGKLGIISPVSRKFCSACNRLRVTADGRLRSCLFGKETLDLRGVLRCGRGDDAVADLFREAARTKPGGHDLCGGGDAPSAAEPMSRVGG; encoded by the coding sequence ATGCTTCGGGACCCGTTCGGCAGAACGATCGATTACCTGCGCGTGTCCGTCACCGACCGGTGCGACCTCCGGTGCGTCTACTGCATGCCGCCGGAGGGGATCCCCCTCAAGCCCGTTCCGGAAATCCTTACCTACGACGAACTGATCCGCACGATCCGCGTGGCCGTATCCCTCGGCGTCCGGAAGGTCCGCATCACGGGAGGGGAGCCGCTCGTGCGGCGCGGAGTCGTGCCGTTCGTCCGCCGGGTCGCGGACATCCCGGGGGTGCGGGACCTCGGGATGACGACGAACGGGACGGCGCTCCCGGGGATGGCGGCCGCGTTGCGGGAGGCGGGACTGGACCGCGTCAACATCAGCCTTGACACGATCCGGCGCGACCGGTACGCGGAGATCACCCGCCGGGACGCGCTCCCGAAGGTCCTCCGGGGGATCGAGGCGGCGCTCCGCGCGGGGCTCTCCCCGGTGAAGATCAACGTGGTGCTGCTGCACGGCCTGCTCCGGAGCGAGGTGGACGAGTTCTTCGCGATGGCCCGGGTGACGCCGGTCGAGGTCCGGTTCATCGAGCGGATGCCGATCGGCTGCTCCCTGTCGGAGGGATACGTCTCGACGGAGGGGATCCGCGAGCGGATCCTCGCGCTTCCGGGTGTGCGCGAGGCGCGCGACGGCTCGTCGGCCGCTGCGGTGACCTACGAGGTCCCGGGATTCGCGGGAAAGCTCGGCATCATCTCCCCCGTCTCCAGGAAGTTCTGCTCCGCCTGCAACCGCCTCCGCGTGACGGCCGACGGGCGGCTGCGCAGCTGCCTCTTCGGAAAGGAGACGCTCGATCTGCGCGGCGTCCTTCGCTGCGGGCGCGGAGACGACGCCGTGGCGGACCTCTTCCGCGAGGCGGCGCGCACCAAGCCCGGGGGGCACGACCTGTGCGGCGGCGGGGACGCCCCGTCGGCCGCCGAGCCGATGTCCCGCGTCGGGGGATAA
- a CDS encoding PaaI family thioesterase, with protein MPDTGREYLPHSSGCFLCGEENRSGVRARFFVEGNEVLGRVILPPHLNGYKNVAHGGVVSALLDETMGWAATVFGRTHPMYVTGELTVKFLSPVPVGAEIEVRSRLVEDAGRLAYCEGELRCGGKVCARARGKFVPMSPEGTAEVIPYLRFDGCRRFRAIFDAYREGK; from the coding sequence GTGCCGGACACGGGGCGGGAGTACCTGCCGCATTCGTCGGGGTGCTTCCTCTGCGGAGAGGAGAACCGGTCCGGGGTGCGGGCGCGGTTCTTCGTCGAGGGGAACGAGGTCCTCGGAAGGGTGATCCTCCCCCCCCACCTCAACGGGTACAAGAACGTCGCCCACGGCGGGGTCGTCTCCGCACTCCTCGACGAGACGATGGGGTGGGCCGCCACCGTGTTCGGCAGGACGCACCCCATGTACGTCACGGGCGAGCTCACGGTGAAGTTCCTTTCCCCCGTGCCGGTAGGCGCGGAGATCGAGGTCCGCAGCCGGCTCGTCGAGGATGCGGGAAGGCTCGCCTACTGCGAGGGGGAGTTGCGTTGCGGCGGGAAGGTGTGCGCCCGCGCCCGGGGGAAGTTCGTCCCGATGAGCCCGGAGGGGACGGCGGAGGTGATCCCGTATCTCCGGTTCGACGGGTGCCGCCGGTTCCGGGCGATCTTCGATGCGTACCGGGAGGGGAAATGA
- a CDS encoding flavodoxin family protein, translated as MMELLGIVASPRKAGNCELIVKVIAEKMPVPSRLRLVRLVEKEILPCKGCYRCLAGECPRKDDFGAVLSAILESDAVIVAAPTYLHGPNSSLQRFLDRGLQFWKHIDALDGKPGVAVAVAGAQGGEGHALLGVENFLRGMSMEVKGRAVIRAALPGEALLSEEAMASASALAGALVDPGPPAAASPSCTECGGTYFEFRGGNRVYCLLCGGEGSMIVEDGGFRLRIDPPAHSWRGNAEMHAHGKWLHEMRERYLRERTRLKEAASRYSGGEFL; from the coding sequence ATGATGGAACTGCTCGGCATCGTGGCCTCGCCGCGGAAGGCGGGGAACTGCGAGTTGATCGTCAAGGTGATCGCGGAAAAGATGCCGGTTCCCTCCCGGCTGCGCCTCGTGCGGCTCGTCGAGAAGGAGATCCTCCCCTGCAAGGGGTGCTACCGGTGCCTTGCGGGGGAGTGCCCCCGGAAGGACGATTTCGGGGCGGTGCTGTCGGCGATCCTCGAATCGGACGCGGTGATCGTTGCGGCGCCTACGTACCTGCACGGGCCGAACTCCTCGCTTCAGCGGTTCCTCGACCGGGGGCTCCAGTTCTGGAAGCACATCGACGCGCTCGACGGGAAGCCCGGGGTGGCCGTGGCCGTGGCGGGGGCGCAGGGCGGCGAAGGGCACGCCCTGCTGGGCGTCGAGAATTTTCTTCGGGGGATGAGCATGGAAGTGAAAGGGCGGGCGGTGATCCGGGCCGCCTTGCCGGGGGAGGCTCTTCTTTCGGAGGAGGCGATGGCCTCGGCGTCCGCCCTGGCGGGTGCGTTGGTCGATCCCGGACCGCCGGCGGCCGCCTCGCCGTCATGCACGGAGTGCGGGGGGACGTATTTCGAGTTCCGCGGCGGGAACCGCGTCTACTGCCTGCTGTGCGGCGGCGAAGGGAGCATGATCGTCGAGGACGGCGGGTTCCGGCTGCGCATCGATCCCCCCGCCCACTCCTGGCGGGGGAACGCGGAGATGCATGCCCACGGGAAGTGGCTGCACGAGATGCGCGAGCGGTACCTGCGGGAGCGGACGCGCCTCAAGGAGGCCGCTTCCCGCTACTCCGGAGGGGAGTTCCTCTGA
- a CDS encoding YtxH domain-containing protein, whose protein sequence is MSDERCCSGSGGILLAFLAGGLVGAGLALLYAPVSGREAREKIGGLAGDLKKKTEEWTGDVKQKVEQFIDEERSVIKSAYDAGRDAMAKEKARFENPNP, encoded by the coding sequence ATGAGCGACGAAAGGTGCTGTTCCGGTTCCGGCGGGATCCTGCTGGCGTTCCTGGCCGGCGGGCTGGTCGGCGCGGGGCTTGCCCTGCTGTACGCACCCGTTTCCGGGCGCGAGGCCCGGGAGAAGATCGGCGGGTTGGCGGGGGATCTCAAGAAGAAGACCGAGGAGTGGACCGGCGACGTGAAGCAGAAGGTGGAGCAGTTCATCGACGAGGAGCGGTCCGTGATCAAGTCGGCGTACGACGCCGGCCGCGATGCGATGGCGAAGGAGAAGGCCCGCTTCGAGAACCCGAATCCCTGA
- a CDS encoding rubrerythrin family protein, producing MKKLKGSRTEHNLMAAFAGESQARNRYTFYAGIASKEGHEGIAATFLETAEHEKMHAKRYFELLEGLDVEINAGYPSKIGGTLVNLEAAAAGEHEEWTNLYPTFGKIAEEEGFAAPAAIFRRVAEVEVEHEKRYLRLLGHVKNGTLYKREKPIRWKCAKCGRVHEGTEAPERCPTCGHPQGWFTPVEANY from the coding sequence ATGAAAAAGCTGAAGGGGTCGCGCACGGAGCACAACCTGATGGCCGCGTTCGCCGGCGAGTCGCAGGCGCGGAACCGGTACACCTTCTACGCGGGGATCGCGTCGAAGGAGGGGCACGAGGGGATCGCCGCGACGTTCCTCGAAACGGCGGAGCACGAGAAGATGCACGCCAAGCGGTATTTCGAGCTGCTCGAGGGGCTGGACGTGGAGATCAACGCGGGGTACCCGAGCAAGATCGGGGGGACCCTCGTGAACCTGGAGGCCGCCGCCGCCGGCGAGCACGAGGAGTGGACGAACCTCTACCCGACGTTCGGGAAGATCGCCGAAGAGGAAGGCTTCGCCGCTCCCGCCGCGATTTTTCGCCGGGTCGCCGAGGTCGAGGTGGAGCACGAGAAGCGGTACCTGCGGCTCCTCGGCCACGTGAAGAACGGCACGCTCTACAAGCGGGAGAAGCCGATCCGGTGGAAATGCGCGAAATGCGGACGGGTCCACGAAGGGACCGAGGCGCCCGAGCGCTGCCCCACCTGCGGGCATCCGCAGGGGTGGTTCACCCCCGTGGAAGCGAACTACTGA
- a CDS encoding metal ABC transporter permease: MESILHGVFGLMDVALPFAFAEPAFMKRAILALLLTAPTAAALGVPLVQHRMAFFSDAIGHSAFTGVALGVLLGVSPSWTMVAFGVLVAVAITLVKGRTELSSDTVIGVFFSTTVALGIAIISRGKGLTRNLQAFLFGDPLAVTDSELLWMATLFLIVSAYLAVLYNRILLLGIHEGFARTKGVRAKAVEISFALVVALVVTAAIRTVGILLVTALLVIPAASARNIARGAASALWISVGVAVLSGFAGIVASWYLDTATGATVVLAAAACFAVTALYRIARPTE; this comes from the coding sequence GTGGAATCGATTCTCCATGGCGTGTTCGGGCTGATGGACGTTGCGCTCCCGTTCGCCTTCGCGGAGCCGGCGTTCATGAAACGCGCGATCCTCGCGCTGCTCCTCACGGCGCCCACCGCCGCCGCGCTCGGCGTCCCGCTGGTCCAGCACCGCATGGCTTTCTTCTCCGACGCGATCGGCCATTCCGCCTTCACCGGCGTGGCCCTCGGGGTCCTCCTCGGAGTCTCCCCCTCCTGGACGATGGTCGCGTTCGGCGTCCTCGTCGCCGTCGCCATCACCCTGGTCAAGGGACGCACCGAACTCTCTTCGGACACGGTCATCGGCGTCTTCTTCTCGACCACCGTCGCCCTCGGGATCGCGATCATCAGCCGGGGGAAGGGCTTGACGCGGAACCTGCAGGCGTTCCTGTTCGGCGATCCGCTCGCCGTCACCGATTCCGAGCTTCTGTGGATGGCCACCCTGTTCCTGATCGTTTCCGCGTACCTTGCCGTGCTCTATAACCGGATCCTGCTGCTGGGAATCCACGAGGGGTTCGCACGGACGAAGGGTGTCCGCGCGAAGGCCGTGGAGATCTCCTTCGCGCTGGTCGTCGCCCTCGTGGTGACCGCGGCGATCCGGACCGTCGGGATCCTCCTGGTCACCGCACTGCTCGTCATCCCCGCCGCCTCCGCACGGAACATCGCCCGGGGGGCCGCCTCCGCCCTCTGGATCTCCGTGGGAGTCGCCGTGCTGTCGGGATTCGCCGGGATCGTCGCCTCCTGGTACCTCGACACCGCCACCGGCGCGACCGTCGTCCTCGCCGCCGCGGCCTGCTTCGCCGTCACCGCCCTGTACCGGATCGCCCGGCCGACGGAATAA
- a CDS encoding metal ABC transporter ATP-binding protein — protein MNASEHLHTLEIRNLTVRKGGVEILSGIDADLRCGEVTALIGPNGAGKTTLLLAILGQVPYTGEIRFCRAAEHGQGAPRIGFVPQRFPLDPDAPITVLDFFALSAQRRPIFLGASRRTREDARESLERAGVAHLLRCPLGRLSGGELQRVLFALALRDAPDILLLDEPVSGVDVAGEELFCDFLSKVQRDSRFSLLLVSHDLSVVTRHADQVICLNRRLVCSGATTEVLTPENLAAMYGTDAHLFRHSHADGHGHLHDDGER, from the coding sequence ATGAACGCGAGCGAACATCTCCACACGCTCGAGATCCGCAACCTGACCGTCCGGAAGGGAGGGGTGGAGATCCTTTCGGGGATCGACGCCGATCTCCGGTGCGGCGAGGTCACCGCCCTGATCGGCCCGAACGGCGCCGGAAAGACCACCCTCCTGCTCGCGATCCTCGGCCAGGTGCCGTACACGGGAGAGATCCGTTTCTGCCGCGCCGCCGAGCACGGCCAGGGAGCCCCCCGCATCGGTTTCGTGCCGCAGCGATTTCCCCTGGACCCGGACGCGCCGATCACGGTGCTCGACTTCTTCGCGCTTTCCGCCCAGAGGCGCCCCATCTTCCTCGGCGCCTCCCGCCGCACGCGGGAGGACGCCCGGGAAAGCCTCGAGCGGGCCGGCGTCGCCCACCTGCTCCGATGCCCCCTGGGACGGCTCTCCGGCGGGGAGCTGCAGCGGGTGCTGTTCGCCCTCGCGCTGCGGGACGCACCCGACATCCTGCTGCTCGACGAGCCGGTCTCCGGCGTCGACGTCGCGGGAGAGGAGCTGTTCTGCGACTTCCTGTCCAAGGTCCAGCGCGACTCCCGCTTCAGCCTCCTGCTGGTCAGCCACGACCTGTCGGTCGTGACGCGTCACGCCGACCAGGTGATCTGCCTCAACCGCCGCCTCGTGTGCAGCGGCGCGACCACGGAGGTGCTCACCCCGGAGAACCTTGCGGCGATGTACGGGACCGACGCCCACCTGTTCCGCCACTCCCACGCCGACGGGCACGGCCACCTGCACGACGACGGGGAGAGGTAA
- a CDS encoding metal ABC transporter substrate-binding protein, with translation MRVLTSFLPMEIFTRNVVGDTPGVTVVSMLPASMGCPHDYALTPGDMKKIASADLFVANGLGMEEFLGEPVRRANPKIRIVETARAVLPIHGGNGHGDVNPHTWVSPENAILQVREIEKALSAARPADARAFRRNADAYVSRLSALAEEFTAASKTFRRRNIVTFHNVFGYLARDAGLTVVGEIETAPGQEPSAGELRKLSRTIRERKVPAVFSEPQYSPKLAEALAREAGVPVRVLDPVATGSPALTAYEDAMRRNLSTLKEALSAR, from the coding sequence TTGCGCGTCCTGACCTCGTTCCTGCCGATGGAAATCTTCACCAGGAACGTCGTCGGGGACACGCCGGGCGTCACCGTCGTCTCGATGCTGCCGGCCTCGATGGGATGCCCCCACGACTACGCCCTCACGCCCGGCGACATGAAGAAGATCGCATCCGCCGATCTCTTCGTGGCGAACGGGCTCGGCATGGAGGAGTTCCTCGGGGAGCCGGTCCGGCGGGCGAACCCGAAGATCCGCATCGTGGAGACCGCCCGCGCCGTCCTCCCCATTCATGGAGGAAACGGCCACGGGGACGTCAACCCGCATACCTGGGTCTCCCCGGAGAACGCGATCCTCCAGGTGCGGGAGATCGAGAAGGCGCTCTCCGCGGCGAGGCCCGCCGACGCACGCGCCTTCCGGAGGAACGCCGACGCGTATGTTTCCCGCCTGTCGGCGCTGGCGGAGGAGTTCACGGCGGCGTCGAAGACGTTCCGTCGAAGGAACATCGTCACCTTCCACAACGTCTTCGGCTACCTCGCGAGGGATGCCGGACTGACCGTGGTCGGGGAGATCGAGACGGCTCCGGGACAGGAGCCGTCGGCGGGAGAGCTCCGGAAGCTTTCCCGCACGATCCGGGAGAGGAAGGTCCCGGCGGTCTTCTCCGAACCCCAATACTCCCCGAAGCTCGCCGAGGCGTTGGCGAGGGAGGCGGGGGTTCCCGTGCGGGTGCTGGACCCCGTCGCGACCGGTTCCCCGGCCCTCACGGCCTACGAAGACGCGATGCGACGGAACCTTTCCACGCTCAAGGAGGCCCTGTCGGCCCGATGA
- a CDS encoding class I SAM-dependent methyltransferase, producing the protein MAFYTDICLVYDDLFPVSPEQRALFDSLMDDGGVRSVVDCGCGTGSQLQPFAVAGLSCLGFDPDPSLVAVARRKLATCPKARVERGSFADLGRLVSFPSDLLMCLGNSLVHVPQDEASRFFADAAEAISRSGTLLLQILNYERLLREGVTELPMIRSSEGTVEFRRRYEWNGDRKVLFRTSLRFPGAEEPRIVRNEIPLYPVYPEELWEMLAKAGFGDIRFYGDFARSEFSPGSEALVCLARKA; encoded by the coding sequence TTGGCGTTTTATACGGATATCTGCCTGGTCTACGATGACCTGTTCCCGGTGTCGCCGGAGCAGCGTGCCCTGTTCGATTCCCTGATGGATGACGGGGGGGTGCGCTCCGTCGTCGACTGCGGGTGCGGGACGGGATCGCAGCTCCAGCCGTTCGCCGTCGCAGGCCTATCCTGCCTCGGGTTCGATCCCGATCCGTCGCTGGTCGCCGTCGCCCGGCGGAAGCTCGCTACGTGCCCGAAGGCCCGGGTCGAGAGGGGATCGTTCGCGGACTTGGGGCGTCTGGTTTCGTTCCCGTCCGATCTCCTGATGTGCCTCGGGAACTCGCTGGTCCACGTTCCGCAGGACGAGGCGTCGCGGTTTTTCGCGGACGCCGCCGAGGCGATTTCCCGTTCCGGCACGCTGCTGCTCCAGATCCTGAACTACGAGCGGCTGCTGCGCGAGGGGGTTACCGAGTTGCCGATGATACGCTCGTCCGAAGGGACGGTGGAGTTCCGGCGGAGGTACGAATGGAACGGCGACCGCAAGGTGCTTTTCCGGACTTCCCTCCGATTCCCGGGCGCGGAGGAGCCGCGGATCGTGCGGAACGAGATCCCCCTGTATCCGGTCTACCCGGAAGAACTCTGGGAGATGCTGGCGAAGGCGGGTTTCGGGGACATCCGTTTCTACGGGGATTTCGCTCGATCCGAATTTTCCCCCGGGTCCGAGGCCCTGGTGTGCCTGGCGAGGAAAGCATGA